Proteins from one Camelina sativa cultivar DH55 chromosome 8, Cs, whole genome shotgun sequence genomic window:
- the LOC104706288 gene encoding aldehyde oxidase GLOX1-like isoform X1 codes for MRASTRVIWTVSVLMLAAVSEAIFPLPFLPFLPGFNHGNGAAKAVKPQPAAAGKGGRRRGGSMEAQTNWGGKWEIFLQNSGVSGMHAILMPVINKVQYYDATIWRISKIKLPPGVPCHVVDAKTNRIDCWAHSVLIDANTGAIKPLSLATDTWCSSGGLTKNGTLVSTGGYNGGANTARYLASCDNCVWEEYPQALAAKRWYSTQATLPDGKFFVIGGRDALNYEYIPEEGQNNRKLYDSLLLKQTDDPEENNLYPFVWLNTDGNLFIFANNRSILLSPKTNQVIKEFPQLPGGARNYPGSGSSALLPIQLYVKNPKVIPAEVLVCGGTKQDSYYRAGKRTFDPALQDCARIRINSAKPRWKTEMMPTPRVMSDTVILPNGDILLVNGAKRGCSGWGYGKDPAFSPILYKPRAPRAKRFKELQASTIPRMYHSTAIILPDGKVLVGGSNTNDGYKYNVEFPTELRVEKFSPPYLDPALANMRPKIFAAGTPKQVRYGQFFNVKVDLNQKGATKENLKITMLAPAFTTHSISMNMRMLILGVADVKPAGAGYDIQAVAPPNGNIAPPGYYLLFAVHKGVPSTGEWIQVV; via the exons atgagagcCTCAACAAGAGTCATATGGACAGTATCTGTCCTTATGCTCGCAGCTGTGTCGGAGGCCATCTTCCCTCTACCGTTTCTACCTTTCCTCCCTGGGTTCAACCACGGCAATGGGGCGGCGAAGGCTGTGAAACCACAGCCTGCAGCGGCTGGAAAAGGTGGAAGAAGACGTGGTGGGAGTATGGAAGCTCAGACAAACTGGGGTGGTAAGTGGGAGATTTTCTTGCAAAACTCTGGTGTGTCCGGTATGCATGCGATTCTGATGCCAGTCATCAACAAGGTCCAGTACTACGACGCCACCATTTGGAGAATTTCAAAGATTAAGTTGCCTCCAGGTGTACCATGCCATGTCGTGGACGCCAAGACTAACCGGATCGATTGTTGGGCTCATTCGGTTCTCATTGATGCCAACACCGGCGCCATTAAGCCTCTATCC CTTGCCACCGATACATGGTGCTCATCCGGAGGTTTGACCAAAAACGGGACATTGGTGAGTACCGGAGGATACAATGGAGGAGCCAACACCGCAAGGTACCTAGCCAGCTGTGATAACTGCGTGTGGGAAGAATACCCTCAGGCATTGGCTGCGAAGAGATGGTACTCAACCCAAGCCACTCTCCCTGACGGCAAGTTCTTCGTGATCGGTGGACGTGACGCCTTGAACTACGAGTACATTCCAGAGGAAGGACAGAACAACAGGAAACTCTACGACTCATTGCTCCTCAAGCAAACAGACGACCCGGAAGAGAACAACCTTTACCCTTTCGTTTGGCTCAACACCGACGGCAACCTCTTCATTTTCGCAAACAACCGATCCATTCTTCTAAGCCCCAAAACAAACCAAGTCATCAAGGAGTTCCCTCAGCTCCCAGGTGGTGCCCGTAACTACCCCGGATCAGGTTCCTCCGCCCTTCTCCCCATCCAGCTTTACGTGAAAAACCCCAAGGTCATCCCTGCCGAGGTCCTCGTCTGCGGTGGTACCAAACAAGACTCGTATTACAGGGCTGGTAAAAGGACGTTCGATCCTGCGTTGCAAGATTGCGCCAGGATAAGGATCAACAGCGCGAAGCCACGATGGAAGACAGAGATGATGCCGACGCCACGAGTCATGAGTGACACTGTCATCCTCCCAAACGGAGACATCCTTCTAGTAAACGGAGCTAAACGTGGTTGTTCGGGATGGGGCTACGGTAAAGACCCAGCCTTTTCTCCCATCTTGTACAAGCCCCGTGCTCCACGTGCAAAGCGTTTCAAGGAGCTCCAGGCGTCCACCATCCCACGTATGTACCACTCCACCGCCATCATCCTCCCTGATGGTAAGGTTCTTGTCGGTGGAAGCAACACTAACGACGGTTACAAGTACAACGTTGAGTTCCCAACGGAGCTTCGCGTTGAGAAATTCTCCCCACCTTACCTCGACCCGGCTCTAGCCAACATGAGGCCAAAGATCTTCGCCGCCGGCACACCAAAACAGGTCAGATACGGACAGTTCTTCAACGTGAAGGTTGACCTTAACCAAAAGGGAGCGACCAAGGAGAATCTCAAGATTACCATGTTAGCACCTGCCTTCACAACACACAGTATCTCCATGAACATGAGGATGCTCATCTTGGGTGTCGCTGATGTCAAACCTGCTGGTGCTGGTTACGATATCCAGGCAGTCGCACCACCAAACGGAAACATCGCTCCTCCCGGTTACTATCTTCTCTTTGCCGTCCACAAGGGTGTTCCCAGCACTGGAGAATGGATTCAGGTCGTCtaa
- the LOC104706290 gene encoding transmembrane protein 234 homolog, protein MKEDMEKMVAVGLVWGATNTLIRRGALAWDKRKSSSTTESSSSSSTLQIRRKIMIAVRDWINLLLFWQYSVPFLVNLSASATFFALLSHAPISLAVPVTNATTFAATAAFGILLGEETQIGPALLGTSFIVFGIWLCLV, encoded by the coding sequence ATGAAGGAAGACATGGAGAAGATGGTGGCGGTAGGGCTCGTATGGGGAGCCACTAATACTCTGATCCGCCGCGGAGCTCTCGCCTGGGATAAGAGAAAGTCTTCTTCGACaacagagtcttcttcttcttcttctactcttcaGATCCGCCGCAAAATCATGATCGCTGTCCGCGACTGGATCAATCTCCTCCTCTTCTGGCAATACTCAGTTCCTTTCCTCGTCAACCTCTCCGCCTCCGCTACGTTCTTCGCCCTACTCAGCCACGCTCCTATCTCTCTAGCTGTTCCGGTCACCAACGCCACGACCTTCGCCGCAACCGCCGCTTTTGGGATTCTTTTAGGGGAAGAAACTCAAATCGGACCTGCTTTGTTAGGTACCAGCTTCATTGTTTTTGGAATTTGGCTATGTCTTGTCtga
- the LOC104709054 gene encoding aldehyde oxidase GLOX1-like, with protein sequence MEAQTNWGGKWEIFLQNSGVSGMHAILMPVINKVQYYDATIWRISKIKLPPGVPCHVVDAKTNRIDCWAHSVLIDANTGAIKPLSLATDTWCSSGGLTKNGTLVSTGGYNGGANTARYLASCDNCVWEEYPQALAAKRWYSTQATLPDGKFFVIGGRDALNYEYIPEEGQNNRKLYDSLLLKQTDDPEENNLYPFVWLNTDGNLFIFANNRSILLSPKTNQVIKEFPQLPGGARNYPGSGSSALLPIQLYVKNPKVIPAEVLVCGGTKQDSYYRAGKRTFDPALQDCARIRINSAKPRWKTEMMPTPRVMSDTVILPNGDILLVNGAKRGCSGWGYGKDPAFSPILYKPRAPRAKRFKELQASTIPRMYHSTAIILPDGKVLVGGSNTNDGYKYNVEFPTELRVEKFSPPYLDPALANMRPKIFAAGTPKQVRYGQFFNVKVDLNQKGATKENLKITMLAPAFTTHSISMNMRMLILGVADVKPAGAGYDIQAVAPPNGNIAPPGYYLLFAVHKGVPSTGEWIQVV encoded by the exons ATGGAAGCTCAGACAAACTGGGGTGGTAAGTGGGAGATTTTCTTGCAAAACTCTGGTGTGTCCGGTATGCATGCGATTCTGATGCCAGTCATCAACAAGGTCCAGTACTACGACGCCACCATTTGGAGAATTTCAAAGATTAAGTTGCCTCCAGGTGTACCATGCCATGTCGTGGACGCCAAGACTAACCGGATCGATTGTTGGGCTCATTCGGTTCTCATTGATGCCAACACCGGCGCCATTAAGCCTCTATCC CTTGCCACCGATACATGGTGCTCATCCGGAGGTTTGACCAAAAACGGGACATTGGTGAGTACCGGAGGATACAATGGAGGAGCCAACACCGCAAGGTACCTAGCCAGCTGTGATAACTGCGTGTGGGAAGAATACCCTCAGGCATTGGCTGCGAAGAGATGGTACTCAACCCAAGCCACTCTCCCTGACGGCAAGTTCTTCGTGATCGGTGGACGTGACGCCTTGAACTACGAGTACATTCCAGAGGAAGGACAGAACAACAGGAAACTCTACGACTCATTGCTCCTCAAGCAAACAGACGACCCGGAAGAGAACAACCTTTACCCTTTCGTTTGGCTCAACACCGACGGCAACCTCTTCATTTTCGCAAACAACCGATCCATTCTTCTAAGCCCCAAAACAAACCAAGTCATCAAGGAGTTCCCTCAGCTCCCAGGTGGTGCCCGTAACTACCCCGGATCAGGTTCCTCCGCCCTCCTCCCCATCCAGCTTTACGTGAAAAACCCCAAGGTCATCCCTGCCGAGGTCCTCGTCTGCGGTGGTACCAAACAAGACTCGTATTACAGGGCTGGTAAAAGGACGTTCGATCCTGCGTTGCAAGATTGCGCCAGGATAAGGATCAACAGCGCGAAGCCACGATGGAAGACAGAGATGATGCCGACGCCACGAGTCATGAGTGACACTGTCATCCTCCCAAACGGAGACATCCTTCTAGTAAACGGAGCTAAACGTGGTTGTTCGGGATGGGGCTACGGTAAAGACCCAGCCTTTTCTCCCATCTTGTACAAGCCCCGTGCTCCACGTGCAAAGCGTTTCAAGGAGCTCCAGGCGTCCACCATCCCACGTATGTACCACTCCACCGCCATCATCCTCCCTGATGGTAAGGTTCTTGTCGGTGGAAGCAACACTAACGACGGTTACAAGTACAACGTTGAGTTCCCAACGGAGCTTCGCGTTGAGAAATTCTCCCCACCTTACCTCGACCCGGCTCTAGCCAACATGAGGCCAAAGATCTTCGCCGCCGGCACACCAAAACAGGTCAGATACGGACAGTTCTTCAACGTGAAGGTTGACCTTAACCAAAAGGGAGCGACCAAGGAGAATCTCAAGATTACCATGTTAGCACCTGCCTTCACAACACACAGTATCTCCATGAACATGAGGATGCTCATCTTGGGTGTCGCTGATGTCAAACCTGCTGGTGCTGGTTACGATATCCAGGCAGTCGCACCACCAAACGGAAACATCGCTCCTCCCGGTTACTATCTTCTCTTTGCCGTCCACAAGGGTGTTCCCAGCACTGGAGAATGGATTCAGGTCGTCtaa
- the LOC104706288 gene encoding aldehyde oxidase GLOX1-like isoform X2, whose translation MRASTRVIWTVSVLMLAAVSEAIFPLPFLPFLPGFNHGNGAAKAVKPQPAAAGKGGRRRGGSMEAQTNWGGKWEIFLQNSGVSGMHAILMPVINKVQYYDATIWRISKIKLPPGVPCHVVDAKTNRIDCWAHSVLIDANTGAIKPLSLATDTWCSSGGLTKNGTLVSTGGYNGGANTARYLASCDNCVWEEYPQALAAKRWYSTQATLPDGKFFVIGGRDALNYEYIPEEGQNNRKLYDSLLLKQTDDPEENNLYPFVWLNTDGNLFIFANNRSILLSPKTNQVIKEFPQLPGGARNYPGSGSSALLPIQLYVKNPKVIPAEVLVCGGTKQDSYYRAGKRTFDPALQDCARIRINSAKPRWKTEMMPTPRVMSDTVILPNGDILLVNGAKRGCSGWGYGKDPAFSPILYKPRAPRAKRFKELQASTIPRMYHSTAIILPDGKVLVGGSNTNDGYKYNVEFPTELRVEKFSPPYLDPALANMRPKIFAAGTPKQVRYGQFFNVKVDLNQKGATKENLKITMLAPAFTTHSISMNMRMLILGVADVKPAGAGYDIQAVAPPNGNIAPPGYYLLFAVHKGVPSTGEWIQVV comes from the exons atgagagcCTCAACAAGAGTCATATGGACAGTATCTGTCCTTATGCTCGCAGCTGTGTCGGAGGCCATCTTCCCTCTACCGTTTCTACCTTTCCTCCCTGGGTTCAACCACGGCAATGGGGCGGCGAAGGCTGTGAAACCACAGCCTGCAGCGGCTGGAAAAGGTGGAAGAAGACGTGGTGGGAGTATGGAAGCTCAGACAAACTGGGGTGGTAAGTGGGAGATTTTCTTGCAAAACTCTGGTGTGTCCGGTATGCATGCGATTCTGATGCCAGTCATCAACAAGGTCCAGTACTACGACGCCACCATTTGGAGAATTTCAAAGATTAAGTTGCCTCCAGGTGTACCATGCCATGTCGTGGACGCCAAGACTAACCGGATCGATTGTTGGGCTCATTCGGTTCTCATTGATGCCAACACCGGCGCCATTAAGCCTCTATCC CTTGCCACCGATACATGGTGCTCATCCGGAGGTTTGACCAAAAACGGGACATTGGTGAGTACCGGAGGATACAATGGAGGAGCCAACACCGCAAGGTACCTAGCCAGCTGTGATAACTGCGTGTGGGAAGAATACCCTCAGGCATTGGCTGCGAAGAGATGGTACTCAACCCAAGCCACTCTCCCTGACGGCAAGTTCTTCGTGATCGGTGGACGTGACGCCTTGAACTACGAGTACATTCCAGAGGAAGGACAGAACAACAGGAAACTCTACGACTCATTGCTCCTCAAGCAAACAGACGACCCGGAAGAGAACAACCTTTACCCTTTCGTTTGGCTCAACACCGACGGCAACCTCTTCATTTTCGCAAACAACCGATCCATTCTTCTAAGCCCCAAAACAAACCAAGTCATCAAGGAGTTCCCTCAGCTCCCAGGTGGTGCCCGTAACTACCCCGGATCAGGTTCCTCCGCCCTTCTCCCCATCCAGCTTTACGTGAAAAACCCCAAGGTCATCCCTGCCGAGGTCCTCGTCTGCGGTGGTACCAAACAAGACTCGTATTACAGGGCTGGTAAAAGGACGTTCGATCCTGCGTTGCAAGATTGCGCCAGGATAAGGATCAACAGCGCGAAGCCACGATGGAAGACAGAGATGATGCCGACGCCACGAGTCATGAGTGACACTGTCATCCTCCCAAACGGAGACATCCTTCTAGTAAACGGAGCTAAACGTGGTTGTTCGGGATGGGGCTACGGTAAAGACCCAGCCTTTTCTCCCATCTTGTACAAGCCCCGTGCTCCACGTGCAAAGCGTTTCAAGGAGCTCCAGGCGTCCACCATCCCACGTATGTACCACTCCACCGCCATCATCCTCCCTGATGGTAAGGTTCTTGTCGGTGGAAGCAACACTAACGACGGTTACAAGTACAACGTTGAGTTCCCAACGGAGCTTCGCGTTGAGAAATTCTCCCCACCTTACCTCGACCCGGCTCTAGCCAACATGAGGCCAAAGATCTTCGCCGCCGGCACACCAAAACAGGTCAG ATACGGACAGTTCTTCAACGTGAAGGTTGACCTTAACCAAAAGGGAGCGACCAAGGAGAATCTCAAGATTACCATGTTAGCACCTGCCTTCACAACACACAGTATCTCCATGAACATGAGGATGCTCATCTTGGGTGTCGCTGATGTCAAACCTGCTGGTGCTGGTTACGATATCCAGGCAGTCGCACCACCAAACGGAAACATCGCTCCTCCCGGTTACTATCTTCTCTTTGCCGTCCACAAGGGTGTTCCCAGCACTGGAGAATGGATTCAGGTCGTCtaa
- the LOC104706293 gene encoding probable sulfate transporter 3.5: MGPMVVVIVGCVVAFLVKGTAHGIQTVGPLKKGLNPPSIQHLNFESKYLGMVLKAGIVTGLIALAEGIAIGRSFAVMKNEQTDGNKEMIAFGLMNVVGSFTSCYLTTGPFSKTAVNYNAGTKTPMSNVVMGICMMLVLLFLAPLFSYTPLVGLSAIIMSAMLGLINYEEMYHLYKVDKFDFVVCMSAFFGVSFISMDYGLIISVGFSILRALLYVARPSTCKLGRIPNSVMFRDIEQYPTSEEMLGCVILQLGSPIFFANSTYIRERILRWIRDEPEAVEFLLLDLSGVSTIDVTGMETLLEVQRILGAKDIKMVLINPRFEVLEKMMLSHFVEKIGKEYVYLSIDDAVQACRFNLSTAKPEP, translated from the exons ATGGGTCCAATGGTGGTCGTCATTGTGGGTTGTGTAGTTGCTTTTCTGGTAAAAGGAACAGCACATGGGATCCAAACT GTTGGGCCTTTAAAGAAAGGACTAAACCCTCCTTCTATTCAACATTTGAACTTTGAATCCAAGTATCTAGGGATGGTTTTAAAGGCCGGGATCGTCACTGGCCTCATCGCTCTCGCC GAAGGGATAGCAATCGGAAGAAGCTTTGCTGTAATGAAGAACGAACAAACTGACGGGAACAAAGAGATGATAGCATTTGGTCTTATGAACGTAGTTGGCTCCTTTACTTCTTGCTATCTGACAACAG GGCCATTTTCAAAGACGGCAGTTAACTACAACGCTGGGACAAAGACACCAATGTCTAATGTAGTGATGGGCATTTGCATGATGCTTGTGCTTCTCTTCCTAGCGCCTCTATTCAGTTACACACCACTGGTTGGTCTTTCAGCTATCATTATGTCAGCCATGTTGGGACTCATCAACTACGAGGAGATGTACCATCTCTACAAGGTTGACAAGTTTGATTTTGTCGTCTGCATGTCCGCTTTTTTCGGTGTTTCCTTCATTAGTATGGACTACGGTCTCATCATCTCCGTTGGGTTTTCTATCCTAAGAGCCTTGTTGTACGTTGCAAGGCCCTCGACTTGTAAATTAGGAAGAATACCGAACTCGGTTATGTTTCGAGACATAGAACAGTACCCAACCTCCGAGGAGATGCTTGGTTGTGTCATTCTTCAATTGGGTTCTCCTATCTTTTTTGCCAACAGCACTTACATCCGCGAACGGATTTTGAGGTGGATTCGTGATGAACCTGAAGCCGTCGAGTTTCTTCTCCTTGATCTCTCTG GAGTTTCAACCATCGACGTGACAGGGATGGAAACACTACTTGAAGTTCAAAGAATCCTTGGAGCAAAAGACATCAAG ATGGTGCTAATAAACCCAAGATTTGAAGTCTTAGAAAAGATGATGCTATCGCATTTTGTGGAGAAGATAGGAAAGGAGTATGTGTACTTATCCATTGACGATGCAGTCCAAGCATGCCGATTTAATCTTTCCACGGCCAAACCCGAACCGTGA
- the LOC104706292 gene encoding uncharacterized protein LOC104706292 — MKISLLFLISFLILSPIFSLQDDPNPQLKKTPSRAHAELTNHGFPIGLLPLSVKDYVLNQTSGDFSLFLHGTCKITLPPDNYIATYSNKVTGRISQGKIAELQGIRVRAFFKWWSISGIRSSGDNLVFEVAGVTAKYPSKNFDNSLDCEGKRSSS, encoded by the coding sequence ATGAAGATATCTCTCTTGTTCCTTATCTCTTTCCTGATTCTGTCACCCATCTTCTCCCTACAAGATGATCCGAACCCTCAATTGAAGAAGACACCGAGTCGTGCACACGCAGAGCTCACGAATCATGGGTTCCCAATTGGGCTACTCCCTTTATCCGTGAAAGATTACGTCCTAAACCAAACCTCCGGTGACTTCTCCCTCTTCCTCCACGGGACTTGCAAAATCACGCTCCCTCCTGATAACTACATCGCCACTTACTCCAACAAAGTAACGGGTCGGATCTCTCAGGGCAAGATCGCGGAGCTCCAAGGGATTCGGGTCCGGGCGTTTTTCAAGTGGTGGTCTATCTCTGGGATCCGATCTTCTGGGGATAACCTCGTCTTTGAAGTCGCTGGGGTTACTGCTAAATACCCTTCTAAGAACTTTGATAACAGTCTTGATTGTGAAGGCAAACGATCCTCTTCTTGA